The genomic window TAGATTTAAGGTCAGTTGAGGCACGGTCAGGTCAGCTGGCTTTTTCTGAAGTACTTCCGGGCTAAAGAACCACTAGGCTGCTCAAGAAAGTGCCCAGGCTCTGCAGGCCGAGCCCCAGCTGCAGCTCCTGGTCTCCTGGTTTCCTAGTTGCATGACTTTGGACTTTTACTCGTCTCTAGGCTTCCATTTCCTTCGAGGTAAACAGAGCTACTGAAGGGGGTTGTAGGGAGGGCCGAATGGGGTAATGCATGCCAAGTGCTGGGTGCAGTGCCTAACAGAGTTATGTGTGCAGAATGTTATTCTTGTCGCTGAAGCAGGAGTTGTGACTACTCAAGGATCCCGATTTTCAGTTATCTAAGGAGGAAAGTGCCACTTCTCATaacaaggggcagagagccaTCCTTTTCccagggtggtggtgaggggggtCCATCAGAGCCAGGGCCAAGGACTTGTTCTAGTCCAGTGTTGTCCATTCGGAGAGGATGGAAGTGTTCTGTATGTGTCCTGACAGTATGGTAGCCACGAGCCATGTGGGGTTACTGGGCACTTGAAACGTGGCTAGTATGACTGAGGAAATGAACCTTTAATTTTATCtaattgtattcatttatttttttaattttttaaaaattattttaatgttttacttatttttgagagacagacacagagtgagcaggggaggatcagagagagagggagacacagaatctgaagcaggctccaggctctgtgctgacagctagctcagagcctgatgcggggctcgaacccacgaactgcaagacggtgacctgagccaaagccagacgcttaaccgactgagccacccaggcgcccctaatttgtattaatttaaaGGTAAATAGCTACACATAGCTATATTTCTGGACAATGTAGCTCTTGACACATCTGTGTGTTAAGGATGAGAGTaagtaaagacaaataaaaatcactctTCTAACTCATTTGAGCTTCAAAAAAGTCCTACAAAGGAAATATGACAGACACTGATAGGCTCAtcttacagattaggaaactaaGTCGCAGGGACACTAAAAGACCTGGCCCAGATTTTGAGGAGAGTTAGAGGCGGAGCCCAGAGGGAGGCAGGTTTCTGGACTGCAAATCCAAATTCACCTGTTGGGAGCAGTTTTCTCTCACTCTGGGCCTCCAGCTCCTCCTGAGGTCTCCCAGCAGGCTGTCTCCCAGGCCCCCTGTGGCCTCCCACCCTGCCCCGGATCACTCACCTGGAAGAGCTCCTGAACCTGCGCATCCACCCACTGCTCCATCTCCAGCCAGCGCTGGAGCTGCCCTCGGTCATACTTCACCGTCAGCCGGCTGGGTCTCCGGGACCTGGGTAGTTTGGAGGAGTCGGGGTGGGACCTTGACTCTGAGTCTGTAGATGACGCCCTCCTCCTCCCAGTCCACTGGACCTTCTTATTTGGGTTCTCCCCATCAGGGTTGGGAGATGTGCAGGAAGTAGGGCTTGAAGACAGCATGGAAGGACTGGTGTGAACAAGAACCTGGGGAAAATGGCCAGTCAGAACAAGGGTGCCAGGgaagtgaggagacagagaacagagggagaggccagcaggggagaaaggaagagggagggagggagggagggagggagggccaagGCTCTGGGAGGGGCGGAGGGTCAAAGATCAACAGGACTTTCTCTGGTGCTGGGAATGCCAATCTTCAGGCTCTTGGCTGCCAGTGAGTGGCAGTCCCGAGCTGTGCCCTGCCCTCCTCTTTGCTGTTGCCCAAAGTGATATAAACTTCAGATAAGCAAAGGTCAATAGGGTGCCAATCctctggaggaagaagagaaccTTGGGTCCTGAGGAGTGCAGAGCTCTGATCAGTGCTCTATGGCCAGTTCTGGAACAGGACCTGAGTCCTACTCACCTGAGAGCCCTCAGCATCCCATCTTCCTGGGACTAGATCCACCTGGGCCCTGAGGCGCTAGAGTCAGACGGATCCCCCAGGAGCAGGGTCCCAGGCAGGGAGGAGCTCCTTCTCCAAGTGTGGCACTGGTAGGGGCAGAGTCTCACTGGAGGCAGTTAGAGGATGGTTATCTCTGGCCCTCGTAGGGTCAGTACCCTCgtgtgtctgggtgtgtctgAACGTGAGCTGCCTTACGAAATATGTGAGGGAAGAGGTGCTTCTCTGTCAGCCCTGTGCTTGCAAAGGTAAATTTATCAAGCCCGTTCCCCAGAGGCAACTGCTTGGGAAGCCATATTTCTCATCACACGACCCTCCCCTGACTCAAGGCCTTCCTGACCCAGAGGAAACCCAAAGACCTACCTCCTACCCAGGTGTCAAGAGTTTTAAACACACAGTACATGCATTCTAAAGAAAGGGTATGTTTGTTTAGTCTTTGGTAATAAAACTATTCtaaactttttagaaaagttACAGAAGAACACTATAGTTTTTTCAAAAGATGAACAGCTGAGAaggacaaacaaatgaaaaatggaagtttttctcctttccccagtTCCACTCCCCAGAAGCAACCCCATCCACagcttctgtttttaattcttctgtaaTCACCATTATCACTTTGTGTAATTGTATATATTTGTCCATTTTCGGCAGTATCTCTTGTCTCCTCAATATGAAGGATCAGAAATTTGTCATCTCCTTTTACTTTCCACATttcaatttttgttatatattttttctttttttaatgttgagggTTTTTTCATTTGAAGGTAAATCTTAATGTtattaaattcacaaatatgCTAATTTAAATACCAGTTCTATTTATCTAAAACACACATTGCAAACATACAAATATCTATTCTCTCCACATGTCAGAGCCCACTCATTTCATGGTTTGAAAATGcagagaacaggggcgcctgggtggctcagtcagttaagtgtctggcttcggctcaggtcatgatctcacgattcattggtttgagccccgcatcgggctctgtgctgacagctagctcagaacctggagtctgcttccgattctatatctccttctctctctgactctctctgctcacgctgtctctgtcttcaaaaataaataaaaaaacattttaaaaataaaaaaaaagaaaatgccgaGAATAGATTGCCCTCAAACTGCAAGTCAGCAGGTGTTTCTTGCAGTTAACTTTAGCAAAATTCATACAAAATAGTAATTAACAATGACTTTCTTCTTTACTTATTACCTCACAAGGAAACACCTTCAAAACTGCATTTTGTTAAAGTTTCTGTAATAAAATGTAGAAACACTAAGCTCTACAAatattgaaaagttaaaattccttaattttttattcttggtACTACTACCACAATTTACAGGGCAATGTACCTgaagtaatgaaaagaaaaagacaaagctacAACAGATAAAAAACCTCAGGAATGTACAGGTAATTGTCACTACAAGGCATTGATAATAGCTGCACTTTTTGCAGACTGTGGCTATGACAGTCCTGAACAAGAAGGGCTtctgttttttttgctttttttgggggggggggcttcctgtttttaaaagctGCAGTAACTTTTCTGACTACACAGCATTGTTCCTTCTGTGGCAGACTTTTACAGTTCCTCTAATGCATTTGGGACTGTCTCAAGGTAACCTGTCAGCTTTCCTGACAActcctcgctctctctcctgCTAAGAACCCTAGCCCTTTTCTTGTGAAAATTTTTAGAACCCTCTGCTACCATATCCACTGCTTCCACCACCAGATCCATAACCACCACCATAGGGACCCCCCTCAAGTGTCTTCCACCAAAACTGTCCTCTTTCTTGTGTCCACAGTTTGATTGCTATTGTCCACTATAATTTCCAAAATCATTATAGTTCCCACCACCACCATAGTTACCACTTCCAAACTTTTCTCCTTCATTGTAACCATCACATTCTCCACCACCGCCACCATATCCACCGCCTTTGTTTCCACATCCTGGTCACCACCATCGCAGCCTGCTCTATTACTATAAGCAGGACCACCACCATAGTTGCCATCATCACCTCCATAACTACCTCTGcggccaccacctccaccaccatagCCTCCTCTTCCACCAAAGTTACCACCATGGCCAAAGTTACCACCAACTCCAAAGTTTCCTCCATGATGCACAAAGTTGCCAGATCTACATCCATGACCTCTTTGCGATCCAGTAGACtgcatttcttgtttatttaaaaaaatttttttaacatttattcattattgagagaaagagagatagagtgcgaggaggggatggagagagagggagacacaggatctgaagcaggctccaggctctgagctgtcagcacagagccccacactggacttgaacccatgagcggtgacatcatgacctgagtcgaagtcggacgcttaaccaattaagccacccagacaccccctgcATTTCTTGTTTAGAAAGGGCCTTTTCCACTTCACAATTATGCCCATTAGTAGTGTGGTGTTTCTAAACAATAACTTTATCAACTGTATCATGATCATCAAAAGTTACAAAAGCAAATCCTCTTTTTTCCATTCTGCCTGTCCTCCATAACTTCTATGATTTCCATCTTGCCATGCTTTTCAAAGTAGTCTCTCAAATtatattcttctgtatcttttttaataCCATGAACAAAAATTTTCTTCACAATCAGTTGGACACCAGAATCCTCTCTGGAAACAGCTCTCTTTGGTTCCACTACATGCCCAGCAACCTTGTGTGGTGGAGCACACATTGCTGCACCCGCCTCTTGCACAGAAGAGTAAGTCACAAAACCAAAACCCCTGAAACGTTTTGTTTGGGGGTTTCTCAACACCACACAATCTGTAAATGTGcctcatttttcaaaacattctcATAAACTATCTGTAGTTTCAAAGCTCAAACCAACAACAGTTTTCTCAACTCCTCTTGTTCCGTTGGCTCATGGCCCTCCTTCTAGCGGTGCCGGAGTCGGGCTGGGGGTGAGAGAGTGGCAGTTTACTTCCGTTTTGAGACTAGACTTGTCTCTTCCAACTCAAGTTCAATATGGGAtcttgtttatatatttctttttaggtCTTGCAGTAGTTGCCTTCACAATGTCGAATTTCTGTTTGAGGTATACTGACTTCAATCATTATATACTGACTTCCAAAAGAGAGCTTTAGATAATGGCCAAAAGATGAgtctttaatgataaaaaaaaaaaacctctggggCTCTCAGATGACCGTTGGGGAGGTATTTGAGGGCTGGAGGCCAGGAAAGTAGCCTGGAAAAGCCCAGAGTTTAGAGGAAGGCTGACAGATGTCAGTTCAAACTCAGCTTTTTGCCTTGCACTGGTTTTATACTCCTCACATTTCACATCCTCTTTGAAtctattttcttatctgcaaCATAGTGTTTTGGGGGAGGAATAAATGAGTTGATAGATGTAAACACGATGTCCAAAACAGATGCCCTTCTCAGTAAATATCATTCCCTTCCTTTGCCTTCTcactctccctgccttcctggggaGGCTCTGTCTGCCAAAGGTTGGTCCAGGGATTTCTTTGCAGTGGCTTCCCTCCTGGGCCTCAAGGGATGAGGGTGGAAATGAGTGGTAGGGAGGCCTTTAATATGCAGCCTGTAGACTCAGCTCTTACTCTGATGACCTGTTACACATAATAATGGCCAGCATTATTATGATAATTCCTCCATCCTATCTTCTTGAAGTTTGGGAGCCCTTTCAGGAAAACAAACCAGATCAGAAGACTCAATGAGTTTTTTTCATTAACCTAGTCACTTAATAACAAAGATTTTATGAGCTCCTCAAGTAGGCCAAGAATTATGCTCAGTACTGGAGATTGGTGATCCAAAAGAAACAcaatcc from Suricata suricatta isolate VVHF042 chromosome 9, meerkat_22Aug2017_6uvM2_HiC, whole genome shotgun sequence includes these protein-coding regions:
- the PPP1R14D gene encoding protein phosphatase 1 regulatory subunit 14D; the encoded protein is MLSSSPTSCTSPNPDGENPNKKVQWTGRRRASSTDSESRSHPDSSKLPRSRRPSRLTVKYDRGQLQRWLEMEQWVDAQVQELFQGQPTPPSPEIDLEALMELSTEEQKTHLEALLQNCPRPTEPFISELLSQLKKFRRLSRPQK